One part of the Ancylomarina subtilis genome encodes these proteins:
- a CDS encoding DUF4097 family beta strand repeat-containing protein: protein MQIRKLNFKYIIVLAGLFVLPFCSVAQTIYAKADAKYDGIKRIEIEGRFTDVNIIGGDRDDVQFKGLIQGKIWGSKDFEIKHRQDGSTLKVWVEMPRSISGRFEAYLNFKVPYSMDIEIINSSGDMYIEDIISDNMKLKASSGDIELKNIETNLTTTTSSGDLKIEYLKGSISAVSTSGDQSFSHIQADISTRATSGDMFFIDVKGNLITKTTSGDLKFEDINGALSNVSSSGNLTIRNAKTVLDLMATSGDIRGEGIELLGDSKFTSTSGNVTMDFENDMDALSFDLRASSGDLHAGQRSAERKLYAKHGEIWVYGHSTSGDQSYH, encoded by the coding sequence ATGCAGATTAGAAAATTGAATTTTAAATACATCATTGTTCTTGCAGGGCTTTTTGTTCTGCCATTTTGTAGTGTTGCTCAAACAATATATGCTAAAGCTGATGCTAAATATGATGGGATTAAACGAATTGAAATTGAAGGCCGTTTTACTGATGTTAATATCATTGGTGGCGATAGAGATGATGTTCAGTTTAAAGGTTTAATTCAAGGTAAGATATGGGGAAGTAAGGATTTTGAAATTAAGCATCGGCAGGATGGTTCAACCTTAAAAGTTTGGGTTGAGATGCCTCGATCAATTAGCGGTCGTTTCGAAGCCTACCTGAATTTTAAGGTACCTTATTCAATGGATATAGAGATTATTAATTCTTCGGGGGATATGTATATTGAAGATATTATATCGGATAATATGAAACTAAAGGCGAGCTCGGGAGATATCGAACTTAAAAACATTGAAACCAATCTGACGACAACGACAAGTTCCGGTGATTTGAAAATTGAATACTTAAAGGGGAGTATCTCTGCTGTATCAACTTCCGGAGATCAGAGTTTTTCTCATATTCAGGCTGATATTTCTACTCGTGCCACATCAGGCGATATGTTTTTTATCGATGTAAAAGGAAATTTAATTACCAAAACGACTTCAGGGGATTTGAAGTTTGAGGACATTAATGGGGCTTTAAGTAATGTTTCAAGTTCGGGGAATTTGACTATTCGAAATGCAAAGACAGTACTTGATTTAATGGCAACTTCCGGTGATATAAGAGGTGAGGGGATAGAATTACTTGGAGACTCGAAGTTTACTTCTACCTCGGGTAATGTCACAATGGACTTTGAAAACGACATGGATGCTCTAAGTTTTGATTTAAGAGCTTCTTCCGGAGACTTACATGCAGGACAACGATCAGCCGAAAGAAAACTCTATGCAAAACATGGTGAAATTTGGGTATATGGTCATTCGACATCAGGCGATCAGAGCTACCATTAA
- a CDS encoding AraC family transcriptional regulator encodes MALFLEEIPLKTTYSFRSKIDILPHIVVPWHYHPEFELIYIEKSKGTLIVGDCIDKFTDGDMIFLGPNVPHVMKNEESYYQKDPNLKAKARVIHFKKEIFGNSLLSLPELDKINLFLKKSSRGFRIQGTTKTQIVSILNNLHESKGAYRIILLLQILNLLAENEEEIYLASEAFVESFKHSSNQKLYNVYEYVSKHFQETIDLESAAKVANLSKTAFCRFIKTKTNKTFSEFLNEMRINYAKKLLVEGKLTIAQIAYECGFNSPSYFNKQFKNYTGLTPQTARLKSKNTNI; translated from the coding sequence ATGGCGCTATTTTTAGAAGAAATTCCTTTAAAAACAACCTATTCATTCCGAAGTAAGATTGATATTTTACCTCATATTGTTGTGCCATGGCATTACCATCCTGAATTTGAACTCATCTATATTGAAAAGAGTAAAGGCACTCTAATAGTAGGCGATTGCATTGATAAATTCACCGATGGAGATATGATCTTTTTGGGGCCTAATGTGCCTCACGTTATGAAGAATGAAGAATCATATTACCAAAAAGATCCCAATCTCAAAGCTAAAGCCAGAGTCATTCACTTTAAAAAAGAAATATTCGGGAATAGCTTACTGAGCCTGCCTGAATTGGATAAAATCAATCTCTTCCTTAAGAAGAGTTCCAGAGGCTTTCGCATTCAGGGGACTACCAAAACCCAAATAGTTTCAATTCTGAATAATCTACACGAATCTAAAGGAGCCTATAGAATTATACTCTTATTACAAATATTAAATCTTCTTGCTGAGAATGAAGAAGAAATTTATTTAGCAAGTGAGGCGTTTGTTGAAAGTTTCAAACATTCATCCAATCAGAAACTCTACAATGTTTATGAGTATGTAAGCAAACATTTTCAGGAAACGATCGATTTGGAATCTGCAGCAAAGGTTGCAAATCTAAGTAAAACGGCCTTTTGCCGCTTTATTAAGACTAAAACGAACAAAACCTTCTCTGAATTTTTAAATGAAATGAGAATCAATTATGCAAAAAAACTGTTGGTAGAAGGAAAATTAACAATAGCTCAAATTGCTTACGAATGTGGGTTTAATAGCCCCTCATATTTTAACAAACAATTTAAAAACTACACGGGTCTAACGCCTCAAACAGCCAGGTTGAAGTCAAAAAACACTAATATTTAA
- a CDS encoding sugar MFS transporter, producing the protein MVSISAAIKGSGSERGEKTMNMRGALALLTSLFFMWGFLTCMNDILIPHLKGLFDLNFTQAMLVQFTFFGAYFLMSLPAGRIIGKIGYKYGIVLGLSVAALGAVLFYPAASFLSYGFFLFAFFVLASGIVILQVAANPFVAELGSPETASSRLNLTQGFNSLGTTVAPMFGAYLILNNNSDDLVNRASAVQMPYIGLAVALGLIALVFAFVKLPKIIAAEEQRAEGSAWSHKHLVLGALAIFMYVGAEVSIGSALVSYLGHDALNLFGEAQAASYVSIFWGGAMIGRFIGSAIMHKISSNRLLAFNAIVVVCLVVISMLTKGQVALWSIVLVGLFNSIMFPTIFTLAIDGLGQHTSQGSGILCLAIVGGAIVPLLMGVLADNIGLQNSFIITVLCYAYIFYYAVKGFKHD; encoded by the coding sequence ATGGTATCTATAAGTGCAGCGATCAAAGGATCGGGAAGCGAAAGGGGTGAAAAGACAATGAATATGAGGGGTGCATTGGCTTTGTTGACGAGCCTGTTTTTTATGTGGGGATTTTTAACCTGTATGAATGACATCTTAATTCCACATCTGAAGGGCTTGTTCGATTTGAATTTTACTCAGGCCATGTTGGTTCAATTCACTTTTTTTGGGGCTTATTTTTTAATGTCATTACCGGCTGGTCGAATTATTGGTAAAATCGGTTACAAGTACGGAATCGTTTTAGGGCTTTCTGTTGCGGCTTTGGGAGCTGTGTTATTTTATCCTGCTGCCTCATTCTTATCTTATGGCTTTTTTCTGTTTGCTTTTTTTGTTTTGGCTTCCGGAATTGTGATTCTGCAAGTGGCAGCTAATCCTTTCGTTGCTGAACTGGGCAGCCCGGAAACTGCATCAAGTCGCCTGAATTTGACTCAGGGTTTTAATAGTTTGGGAACAACTGTTGCTCCTATGTTTGGAGCTTATTTGATATTAAATAATAATAGTGATGATTTGGTCAACCGTGCTTCTGCTGTTCAAATGCCCTATATAGGTTTGGCTGTGGCATTGGGACTGATTGCATTGGTTTTTGCTTTTGTGAAATTGCCAAAAATTATTGCTGCTGAAGAGCAGAGAGCAGAAGGATCTGCTTGGAGTCATAAGCATTTGGTTTTAGGAGCACTGGCCATATTTATGTATGTGGGAGCTGAGGTTTCTATTGGAAGTGCTTTGGTGAGCTATTTGGGGCATGATGCTTTAAATTTGTTTGGTGAAGCTCAAGCTGCGAGTTATGTCTCCATTTTTTGGGGTGGCGCTATGATCGGACGGTTTATTGGATCCGCTATTATGCATAAAATATCATCCAACAGGTTATTGGCTTTTAATGCAATTGTGGTCGTTTGCTTAGTCGTTATCAGTATGCTAACAAAAGGTCAAGTTGCTTTATGGAGTATTGTTTTAGTTGGATTGTTTAATTCTATCATGTTTCCTACTATCTTTACGCTTGCAATTGATGGATTGGGGCAGCATACAAGTCAGGGGTCCGGAATTCTTTGTTTAGCCATTGTTGGTGGTGCTATTGTCCCATTGTTAATGGGTGTTTTGGCTGATAACATTGGCCTGCAAAATTCATTTATTATTACAGTTCTTTGTTACGCATATATCTTCTATTATGCTGTAAAGGGATTTAAACATGATTAA
- a CDS encoding ROK family protein has translation MIKNIRMKEVALGIDIGGTNTVFGFIDKEGICIAEGTLPTQKHADVNDYIDELFGLIHSVKHDLPYEIEIKGIGIGAPNASYYTGTIEDAANLRWKGSIPLVDLIKQRLDVPVYITNDANAAAMGEKVFGSARDMNHFMVITLGTGLGSGIFANGDVLHGHDGFAGEVGHMIVRKSGRECGCGRKGCLETYVSATGVKRSVYKLLARHNGDSELRDVPFNQLTAKMVAEAANRGDSVAKETFTYTATILGEVLANVVAVTSPEAIFLFGGLTKAGDILFEPVRETLEKNLLSIYKNKIRVLPSGLSDNAAVLGCAALVWNKM, from the coding sequence ATGATTAAGAATATTCGAATGAAAGAAGTCGCATTAGGAATTGATATCGGAGGGACCAATACGGTTTTTGGTTTTATTGACAAGGAAGGAATTTGTATTGCTGAAGGTACACTTCCTACACAAAAACATGCCGATGTAAATGATTATATAGATGAATTATTCGGTTTGATTCATTCAGTGAAGCATGATTTGCCTTATGAAATTGAGATAAAAGGAATCGGAATAGGAGCGCCAAATGCGAGTTATTATACCGGAACAATTGAAGATGCTGCCAATTTACGTTGGAAAGGGAGTATTCCATTAGTTGATCTTATAAAACAACGTTTGGATGTTCCAGTTTATATTACCAATGATGCCAATGCTGCCGCAATGGGTGAAAAAGTATTTGGTTCTGCTCGGGATATGAATCATTTTATGGTGATTACCTTAGGAACCGGATTGGGGAGTGGAATTTTCGCTAATGGGGATGTCCTTCATGGTCATGATGGTTTTGCAGGTGAAGTTGGACACATGATTGTGCGTAAAAGTGGTCGAGAGTGTGGCTGCGGTAGAAAAGGTTGTCTAGAGACTTACGTTTCAGCCACCGGGGTGAAAAGATCAGTTTATAAACTGTTGGCTAGACATAATGGTGACAGTGAGTTGAGGGATGTTCCTTTCAACCAGCTTACAGCGAAAATGGTGGCAGAAGCAGCAAATAGAGGCGATTCTGTAGCGAAGGAAACGTTCACTTATACAGCGACTATTTTGGGTGAGGTATTGGCAAATGTGGTTGCCGTTACGAGCCCGGAAGCTATTTTTCTATTTGGTGGATTGACAAAAGCAGGTGATATTCTATTTGAACCCGTTCGAGAAACTTTAGAGAAAAATTTGTTGTCAATTTATAAAAATAAGATACGAGTTCTTCCTTCCGGATTGAGTGATAATGCAGCTGTTTTAGGCTGTGCGGCTTTGGTTTGGAATAAGATGTAG
- a CDS encoding lysylphosphatidylglycerol synthase transmembrane domain-containing protein → MEQNNSTNPTKLLKAIRPQRVIWPILIGFAVIIYLLAKDFKPGTFDLVEFSWLTLLGLFIAFLMMALRDFGYMARLRILTENEFSWLKTFRIIMLWEFTSALTPSAIGGTSFAILYLNKEGLNLGKSSAVVMATSFLDELYFIIMLPLILLMLDWQQLFLLDITDTSPLASSLLLLILGAYLLKLAYLVVLSYGLFKNPRGLKWLLLWIFKLPILRKWKQGANQAGTDIIESSKDLKNKNYIFWLKAFFATFCSWTARYWVVNSILLAFWCCDYSTLDHLMIFARQLLMWIMMLISPTPGGSGFSEWVFTQYLGDFIPEAGLTITLALIWRLISYYPYLFIGMYLLPKWIKKNF, encoded by the coding sequence ATGGAGCAAAATAATTCGACAAATCCAACGAAACTTCTCAAAGCCATACGCCCACAACGTGTGATTTGGCCTATTCTGATAGGTTTTGCTGTAATCATTTATTTGCTTGCAAAGGATTTCAAACCAGGAACGTTTGATTTGGTTGAATTTTCATGGCTTACCCTTCTCGGTTTATTCATTGCTTTTTTGATGATGGCCCTTCGGGATTTTGGCTATATGGCCAGATTAAGAATATTGACTGAAAATGAATTTTCATGGCTAAAAACCTTCCGAATTATTATGCTTTGGGAATTTACGTCAGCACTAACACCATCAGCAATTGGAGGCACTTCATTTGCTATTTTATATTTAAATAAAGAAGGCTTAAACTTAGGTAAAAGTTCTGCGGTCGTAATGGCCACATCCTTTCTGGACGAACTTTATTTCATTATCATGCTGCCTTTGATACTGCTCATGCTCGATTGGCAACAACTCTTCCTGCTTGATATAACAGATACATCACCTTTAGCTTCATCTCTTTTACTTTTAATTTTAGGAGCTTACCTTTTAAAACTTGCCTATTTAGTTGTGTTAAGTTATGGCCTGTTCAAAAATCCAAGAGGCTTAAAATGGTTATTGCTTTGGATATTTAAATTACCCATCCTCAGAAAATGGAAACAGGGAGCCAATCAGGCAGGAACCGATATTATTGAAAGTTCAAAAGATCTAAAAAACAAAAATTACATCTTCTGGCTTAAGGCATTTTTTGCAACCTTTTGTTCGTGGACTGCCCGGTATTGGGTGGTGAATTCGATATTGCTTGCCTTTTGGTGCTGCGATTACAGTACGCTTGATCACCTCATGATCTTTGCCCGTCAGCTTTTAATGTGGATTATGATGTTAATCAGCCCAACCCCTGGTGGCAGTGGCTTTTCAGAATGGGTATTTACTCAATATTTAGGCGATTTTATTCCTGAAGCAGGCCTGACCATTACTCTAGCTTTAATCTGGCGATTGATATCCTATTACCCCTATCTGTTTATTGGTATGTACTTGTTACCTAAGTGGATTAAGAAAAATTTTTAA